The following nucleotide sequence is from Salvia splendens isolate huo1 chromosome 2, SspV2, whole genome shotgun sequence.
ACTGACAGAAAGTCAGCATCATTGTGGTGTATATGAGGCTTGTCATTGTCTTGTTGAATGAAAATCTCCTTGCTCATATTCTCTGGCCATTTTTCCTTGATTGTTGGTATGATCTACACATATATGATCTGTTACTATGTGATTGTATACTTAAGGAAAACAGAAAGTGTACATTCTGAATTAGGCATGCTCTCATCACTTCCTTGTTAAGTGATTGAATTGGCTTTATCTCCAGAGTGCCTCTTGGTATGTTCTTGGACTTCCTCTTTGCTGGCTCCATAGTTGTGAATGGAAATATGCCTACTTTTCCATCAAAAATGACTTCCCCATTTTCTGCAAAATGTGGCCTACACACAGCACACATAAACATTACCTTTGTGATGAACCTCTTTGACTTACATGCTCTGTATGGCTCAGTTTCACCGGGCAGCAGGTAGTACCTATCTGAAGTCTTAGTCATGTAAAACCATTTTTCATCTATGTGCACCACATTGTGCATTGGGTGATACTTTAGCATATCATTGGCTATGAGTGGTTGGATATGGCTTAGACTCCATCTCATTCTGGCAACTTTGTTTGAAGAAGTAAGTATAGGCTTTATGGCATTTGTGTGTGGCCTTAGTTTGTGTTCTTTCACAAACCTACCAACTGTGCTCTTGCTTACATCAAGTTTATAAGCAAGCTTGCGGATGTTAGATCTCTCAAGAACTGACAGTTCTCTTACCTTTGGCAGCATCAAGCTGGAATTTGTCTTTGTGCTCATATCCCTTTAACTCTGCCTTTTATGTTGACAGGTACTCCACTCTGAATTTAGAGTTTTGCTTCTGCCCAAATTCTCTGGGCTGTCTTCCTACTAACACCAAACTGTGTTGCTGCCTTTTGAATAGCTCCATATGGTACTTCTCCTGCCTTGCTCCATTGCAGCAGTGTCTGAGCTAGCAGATTTTTTTTGCTGGTTGGTACTATGTGTGAGTCTCTTCCAGCAGGCTCCTCCTCCATAGCCCagtgatgaaaattttctgagggCACAAGTTCTAAAAAACTGAAGTTGTATTTAGTTCTAGTCCTTTTATAGCTATGTTTAGCTTGAAATTCCCTCCAATATTGTGTGTTGTAAATTGTGTTCCTCCATTAGTTTGAATTGTTTTCCCTCTTTGGAGTAGGTAG
It contains:
- the LOC121773917 gene encoding uncharacterized protein LOC121773917, with product MSTKTNSSLMLPKVRELSVLERSNIRKLAYKLDVSKSTVGRFVKEHKLRPHTNAIKPILTSSNKVARMRWSLSHIQPLIANDMLKYHPMHNVVHIDEKWFYMTKTSDRPHFAENGEVIFDGKVGIFPFTTMEPAKRKSKNIPRGTLEIKPIQSLNKEVMRACLIQNIIPTIKEKWPENMSKEIFIQQDNDKPHIHHNDADFLCQQPQSPDCNVLDLGYFRAIQSLQDDKVAKGVDELLRNVHSSFDELSPYTLNNVFLTLQGCLTEILKVQGCNSYKTPHMNKERLARMGTLPDVLEVEEGVVKAAVAYLQLPEHDVSTNYDISGVTEAVGF